From Nitrospirota bacterium, a single genomic window includes:
- a CDS encoding ABC transporter ATP-binding protein — MYLRLAFAVAAHLEPEIMIVDEVLAVGDATFQKKCIGKMQDVGNRGRTVLLVTHNMTAVARLCKRAILLDGGSVTHDGPADQVVGAYLKHEDSGVAERIWPDEQTAPGGGIVRLRAVRAKTEDGRVEKRFDIRRPIGIEMEYDVLKSGYVLLPHLNIDNEEGLSVFTSIDTDPRWRARARPAGRYTSTAWIPGNFLSEGMLFVEACMLTTNPRTNQFTAADAVAFQVVDSGEGDSARGDWLGSLKGAVRPLLKWETDLGGKRKSRQSSNGKKRVYRELCR; from the coding sequence GGATGTACCTGAGGCTCGCCTTCGCGGTAGCGGCCCACCTCGAGCCCGAGATCATGATCGTCGACGAGGTGCTCGCCGTCGGCGACGCCACCTTCCAGAAAAAATGCATCGGCAAGATGCAGGATGTCGGGAACCGCGGACGCACGGTGCTTCTCGTCACGCACAACATGACGGCAGTCGCCCGCCTCTGCAAGCGCGCGATTCTCCTCGACGGAGGTTCCGTCACCCACGACGGACCGGCTGACCAGGTCGTGGGAGCGTACCTGAAGCATGAGGACAGCGGGGTTGCCGAACGGATATGGCCTGACGAGCAGACCGCCCCCGGAGGCGGGATCGTACGCCTGCGCGCCGTGAGGGCAAAGACGGAGGACGGCCGCGTCGAAAAGCGCTTCGATATACGGAGGCCGATCGGCATCGAGATGGAGTACGACGTGCTCAAGTCCGGCTATGTGCTGCTCCCCCATCTCAATATCGACAATGAGGAGGGGCTCTCGGTATTCACCTCCATCGATACCGATCCCCGCTGGCGCGCCAGGGCCCGTCCCGCAGGACGCTACACCAGCACGGCATGGATCCCCGGCAATTTCCTCTCGGAAGGCATGCTCTTCGTGGAGGCCTGCATGCTCACGACGAACCCGCGGACGAACCAGTTTACCGCAGCGGACGCGGTCGCGTTCCAGGTCGTCGACAGCGGTGAAGGAGACTCGGCGCGCGGCGATTGGCTCGGCTCCCTCAAGGGCGCCGTAAGGCCGCTCTTGAAGTGGGAGACCGATCTCGGCGGCAAGAGAAAGAGCCGGCAGAGCAGCAACGGGAAGAAAAGAGTATACAGGGAGCTGTGCAGATAG